The Phycisphaerae bacterium genomic interval GCTCAAACCCGACTCGATCATCGTCGAACCGACCTCGGGCAACACGGGCATCGGCATCGCCCTGGTGGGGCGGCTCAAGGGCTACCGCGTCCGCATCGTCATGCCCGAAGGCATGAGCGAGGAACGAAAAAAACTCATCAAGGCCCTCGGAGCCGACCTGGTGCTCACGCCCGACCGCGAAAGCATCCCCGGCGCCGTCCGACGGGCCCGCGAACTGGCCGCCGACGACCCGCGCGTCTTCATACCGCAGCAGTTCGAAAACCCCGATAACCCGCGAATCCACTACCAGGAAACCGCTCACGAACTCTGGCGCCAGATCCGCGGCGAGATCGACTGTTTCGTCGCCGGCGTCGGCAGCGGCGGAACCCTCCAGGGAATCGGCTCGTTCC includes:
- a CDS encoding cysteine synthase family protein codes for the protein LKPDSIIVEPTSGNTGIGIALVGRLKGYRVRIVMPEGMSEERKKLIKALGADLVLTPDRESIPGAVRRARELAADDPRVFIPQQFENPDNPRIHYQETAHELWRQIRGEIDCFVAGVGSGGTLQGIGSFLKENKPDVRIVAVEPKNVSALLGHEPGLHQIQGIGDGFVPSILNVAMVDEVLEVTDQDAIETTRQLGRDYGLLVGISSGANVWAARQLAKKTKGNIATILPDRAERYFSTALL